gattacaaaaatatttggattccgtcttgagtgaagtaaagaacctattttaaccattcccactactgggcaaatggcttcggctttgtaaagtgactgttcaagttgaacattagaaccggtttttctcgggacctctgggaccgatttccaaaatatttggatttcgtattaacagtgaagtaaagaacctattttaaccattctcACTAccgggcaaatggcttgggctttatataaagtgactgttcaagtttaacattagaaccggtttttctcggggcctctgggaccgattttcaaaatatttggatttcgtgataacagtgaagtaaagaacctattctagccattcccactactgggcaaatggcttgggctttataaagtgactgttcaagtttaacatttgaaccggtttttctcgggacctctaggaccgatttccaaaatatttggatttcgtgtcaacagtgcagtaaagaacctatttcgaccactttcactgctgggcaaatggctcaggctttgttaagtgactatctatggagaacatttgaatcGGTTtatctcgggacctctgggaccgatttccaaaatatttggatttcgtattaacagtgaagtaaagaacctattctaaccattcccactattgggcaaatggcttgggctttagaAAGTGActtttcaagtttaacattagaaccggtttttctcgggacctctgggaccgatttccaaaatatttggacttcgtgtaaacagtgaagtaaaaaacctattctaaccattcccacttctgggcaaatggcttgggcttcataaagtgactatctatggagaacatttgaaccggttgttttcgggacctctgggaccgatttcaaaaatatttggatttcgtgttcagggtgcactatggaaccagctggaactacttccactgctgggcaaacttagagcccagaccctggcattgtcctttgcacGCCCCCACCATTTCTTCACCAACTAATGGCCCGATCGAAACCAGTCGAGCGATTAGTCGACCTTAGAGTGTGTGGACGAGTCGAGATTATCACACATTACAATGAATTCGTTTGGCGTAGAGGGTTTGTACTTTTAGAATGAATGCAAGATCTTTTACCTACCCACGCCTCCCGGGCACTATTCTCGTACCTAGTCATACTTTTGAATTGgtaacaagtcaaataaaaaaaaatcgttttcttCACGTACTGTGTGCCTCGGTGGACGACCACTATCCTTGATGGCATGCCAGAATTGCCCGTAATCTCGTAACCGCTGTGTGGCGGCAAGCATTGCTACTCAGCGAGGTATAGGGATGTTTGGGAATCGTATGGCGTATTGGCGACAGGCTTCCGAAACATTGTCATCACACCTAGCAAGCATTCGCACCATTTCCGTGTACTCGACATTTGAATATCGATACGCCATACTGTAAAGATAATTTACGTTCGCACAACCGAATTTCGCTACAAGAACACGTATGAAGCGACGCGGGCGCATAAAAACGACTGACGGCCGCtcgtaaataggtcaagttcaaacgctcccccgccgccgcccgagccccgctccccgccgctgtcttttgtactgatgatgatgatgtcctcctagccgattatcggctacggcggctgttctcatgtaaggagattagccaactacgcaggacatattatagtgcacgagcatttgcgcagacacaggtgcactcactattccttaactctcatagcccgatgggacggtaatccgacacgaccggagagagatcaggcgcaggaccgacatttacgtgctctccgatgcacgggtgtatcaatcaccagcttccaggctccgggctgctttgtgaaagtcttctaaaacccacaaagcgatttcggcccgactcgggaatcgaacccgagacctcgtgcttagcagccgcacttgcgacagctagaccaacgaggcagttcttTTGTACTACTGTTTACCTAACTAGCGCTTTCTTTTGCTTCCCACAGACTTCGTAAATTTTAGAGCgtacacttgaaatattttaatttttgtgtgaaaattttgatgaactaaaatctgagaattattaaaagtcgtagaacaaaagttttagtttatgatattagtgaTACGGTCCCGAGAGGTTGCCAGTGTGTTACCTATAACCTtgtataattacttctaacgttgggctaatgaattagagcggtcccccgactcgtattcagtaatgtctgactcgggttgagtcagacattactgtgtattaatgtggctataagtagaaccgaggatcaaattcctacttaagtctgcgcaaaagaacaaatcacttctgcaatgaaacctttagtggcagaaaagtgataaatatatcttttatacagttccgttaaaaagtctacaattagagtctttgtgcagttctaacgcgtacatcagcggcaatagaaactttttagcagctttaatctttaacataattgtttgaactctcttttaaagatgtaggcgacacatgggttgtagaatgatctcttgtaaaacctagggtgacatttggttcagtttctgctgcccttagtgatatttacagctatgagcagctgcggaagcaatagtagaacttaaagatactttctgaacccctaaagcactactgtacagctaacagttgcaaaataggctgctatttccactagtgtgctagttgggaggtcacatttatttatttatttagcacaAAATACAACTATCATTACAGGAGAACCTAATGCAATAGTGTATTGACAATTTTACAGATACTTAATCTAAActacacacttaaaattaaacattaattatattagagCAGGTACAGTACACTAATCTTGTGAATTCATTCAGAGTACAATTAAATATATCAATTTGTCCCGATTCCGACATAGCATTGAGCGTGCGCAGTGCACGCGTCAGGGGCGCGCACTGTAGGAGGTTGGTGCGCGCGCGCGGCACCGCCAGCAgcgccggccgccgccgccgcgccgtgtACGCGTCCGGGACACATAACTGAATAATTTCTAAAATCCTCGGACTATGTATTTTGCCACGaagtactttaaataaataagtggcGACAGCTACATCCCTCCTCACCTCAATAACACATAAGGGAGAAtatgagggagtacataagggagttcataagTGAATACATAAAacggtacataagggagaatatGAAGGAGAACGTGAGGGAGTACATATAAGGGactacataagtgagtacaaaAGGGAGAACATGAGAGAGTGCATATGGAAGTACATAGGGTATAcaataagagagtgcataagggTATTTATAAGGGActtcataagggagtacataagatcaAGATACAGAAGTACAGAAGATGCATGGAAACACTACGaaattacaagaacaaaaaCACAGTGTATATTAGCTTTATCCCATCTACCGTAATTTCAatcgattatattatttacgtatttaatgtCAAACTCCTGAAATTTTGcgcggatgcaaatcaacagtttgtttattacatttatCACTGAATAGCGCTCACCGAGACGCTTCTTTTGCCACCACTCTGGTTTCGATATCTTTTACGTCAAAAAATCACACGTGATTTCGGGGCAGGTAAACTTTGCCTCAAGGTAATATTTTACCTATCGCGTTTTTGATGAATTTTGTCTCGAGATAGCTTACAGTTGATAGTACTGGTAGTCCTTCTTCTGCCAAAAAAACTCACACTCGTTCCGGGGAGAGTCATCGCAAATATTTAAGATAAGGTAATTAGTCATTGACATCATGGACGAATTTATAGCTTTGACAAGGGgggtacaaaaaaaagtttttgcttCAAttctatcttttatttattaaccgcAGTCGCAGGTTCCTATTCTCTCCTTTTGTTAAGATATTTAATGGAAAAACACGAatgcgcgagcggagcgagcgcgaagtattattttataactcaaaacaaaaattacctacataaaatgtGACCCATATTTACATAACTGTCTGTCGGATGGcgatgcgcgagcgaagcgagcgtgattTCTATGCATGTTTAGAAATGCCCGTTGTAGCTAAGTGCTAAGTACTTGTCACTATTCACAAATACTATCATAATCAGCGTGTTCTATCTCCGTACTATCTGCTTCAGTCGGCTCGTTTTTTGAGTATAAGTGCGCagtcctggggcccgattctcctaatttaatattttcaaaatcgaatagaaatcgaatcgcaatatgatcgcaatagcagttttaaccatatcgtgcattctgctactaataaaagaccaatcgtattcgattgacatttgattggtgtgcgattggtctgctattttggtaattttggtctatacggtagtttgctgtacaatcattttgcaatcgtaaatcatttgcagacaaaatgattcattattgaatcacagaaaaggataaaaacgtttatttcaaagaaaaaatagcggaatgccacatacgtttcaatcgtaatcgagtcgggattggatcgcagtcgaatcgagtcgaacgtcaatcgaatgttgcttaagtaaaattaggagaatcgggcccctgatatagtggtgatagatcgattagcgcgccgcgcgatgataatcgaagtcgccgttccgcatgacgagaacctcgtgaaagctgagaaagagaaacaaataaagtatcttgacttagcgcacgaggttgtcgccatgtgggatgtcgacacggctgttatcgtgccgattgtcgttacggccaatgttctaatagccaagagcgtcgaccaacacctcaggggcccgattctcctaagttaataatgtcaaaatcgaatagaaaacgaatcgcaatatgatcgcaatagcagttttaaccatatcggtcattctgctactaataaaagaccaatcgtattcgattgacatttgattggtgtgcgattggtctgctattttggtaattttggtctatacggtagtttgctgtacaatcattttgcaatcgtaaatcatttgcagacaaaacgattcattattgaatgatagaaaaggataaaaatgtttatttcaaagaaaaatagcggaatgccacatacgcttcaatcgtaatcgagtcgggattggatctcagtcgaatcgagtcgaacgtaaatcgtatggcgcttaagtataattaggagaatcgggccccaggaggctctcgttgggcggctggatcaagggactgattcagaaggcattactccttgatacggcgcgttttgtgaggaggtttctgtctctgggaccctaaccaccggtaccttagACCCTGTGCctgatatcggtggccatcttgCCATCTACTATGGCCGGGTTatacccgccatcttgaaaaagtgtcattcttcgTTTATATTTTGGCTCACGGTTCGGTGAATAGGGTATAGATAGTAAAAATAGTGATGGATTGCTACATTACCGCTACATTACCACCACCGACTCAAAAATAcgtaatgaaataaatgaataataatttaggaATAGAAACGTAACTTTTGACTCAAGGGCCCTGGAAACACTAGTCAGTAATGTCATATGTATGTCATGCATGTCACATGTCACCTGATGTCACTCTCGACACTCATTCCTCCATCCAAAAATGAGTCCTGTCACACTGGTCAAATTCAAATCAAGCAAGTTAAAACTTGTTGAAAACTCTTTCCATAATAACAGctaactacctacctatataggGAAAAGCTTAGtataattatacttaatatCTCAGATCTTAATATATAGTATTTTGTAGAATCTGTTTCCACCAGTGGATATCAAACGCATCAATAAACGTAGCGTAGCACATCTCCGGTGAAaaaaggccttttatgtgcctaCTTACTATTCACAAGTTCAAAATATCATGATTTTATACTTACTCATCTCAAATTTTTCCAATATTCCATTGTGACAACTATTATTATTGTAGTTGGCAAAATAACTACCTACCTATTCTAAGCTGTCGGGCTAATAGTGTTTATGGATGTCTGATGTCTAAGGTATAGtaacaatatttacttttttaaatgtGTAACCACAGGGTACTTTGTAATAACTTTGTGCTGTTGTATTGTAAAGAGCATTATTTGCAATGTTTTTGTAAGTTTGCTAACTCCTTTCTTGGCAGGTGGATAGTCAAaagtcaaatataataaatgaaacatttttatgtttgcCTAGAGGCTCCATCAGCTagtcttctcgagtaacatattTGTGTATTTCATACCTGTACTTCATgtgttttttgtgaaaaaagtcttggtggcctagtgggcaaggaaccaacctctcgagtatgagggtgcgagttcgattccaggtcaggcaagtaccaatgcaatttttttaagtttgtatgtactaagtacatcttagacaccaatgactgtgtttcagatggcacgttgaactgtaggtcccagctgtcattgaacattcttggcagtcattaatggtagtcagaagccagtaaatgtgacaccagtctaaccaaggggtattgggttgcccggataattgggttgagggggtcagatagggcagtcgctccatgtaaagctctggtactcGGCTAcattccggttagactggaagctgattccaacatacttgggaaaaaaggctcggaagatgatgaatgTAACTTGTCATCGAcataaaaacctaaaaaaaaaaactaaatctggAACTGGTATTATCTTTATAAATTTCAATTATATTACTTATTGTAATCAACAAAAATTGATGCAGCATAGTGTCCTTATTGTAAGGATGTGCTAAGATTGTAGCATAATACTATTCATTCAGGTCATGGCGCCGGATACCACGAAGGACGAACTACTCCATACAGAACAGGAGGAAGCAGCAGCCGCCGCCGCGGCACAGGCAGAGCTGTCGGCGGCACAGGCCGAGCTGTCGGCGGCGCAGCGCGCGCGCATCGAGCGCAACCGCCTCAAGGCGCGAGCTCTGCGCGACGCGCGCCTCGTGCAGCGCCCCCCCACCACGTGAGCACTCCCGGCGCCCGCCCGCGCTCGCTCTCCCGCACTCGCTCACCCGCTCTCTCGCGCAGGCTCGCCGCGCCCGACAGCGGCGGCGGCTTCCTGCCCGACGCCGACGAGCCCGAGCCGCCGCGCGCCCTACCGCCGCCGGCGCCCATCGCGGACCCGGCGGAGCAGCCGCGGTGCCTCGACTGCGACCGCCTCTTCCCGCAGTCCTACTTATTCGACACGTTCGGGTACAACGTGTGCGACGAGTGCAGGTCGGTAGGACTCGGCGTCGCGAACGCTCCCTCGTAACCCTGCCACCGATTCACTGACCGTCGTGTCGGCACAGAGACGACGAGGGCGAACACGCGCTCATCACGCGCACCGAGGCCAAGACCGCGTATCTGCTGAAGGACTGCGACCTGGACCTGCGGCCGCCGGCGCTGCGCTGCGTGCGGCGGCGCAACCCGCACGCGCGGCGCGGCGACATGCGCCTGTACGTGCGCGCGCAGGTGGCGG
Above is a window of Helicoverpa zea isolate HzStark_Cry1AcR chromosome 1, ilHelZeax1.1, whole genome shotgun sequence DNA encoding:
- the LOC124633312 gene encoding DNA repair protein complementing XP-A cells homolog isoform X1; protein product: MSKVMAPDTTKDELLHTEQEEAAAAAAAQAELSAAQAELSAAQRARIERNRLKARALRDARLVQRPPTTLAAPDSGGGFLPDADEPEPPRALPPPAPIADPAEQPRCLDCDRLFPQSYLFDTFGYNVCDECRDDEGEHALITRTEAKTAYLLKDCDLDLRPPALRCVRRRNPHARRGDMRLYVRAQVAARAREAWGSEAGLEAERARRAEAKARATQTATARRLRALRMDVRSSLFAGARAAHEHEFGAEQYDADADLYSRACACGHVETYEKM
- the LOC124633312 gene encoding DNA repair protein complementing XP-A cells homolog isoform X2 codes for the protein MAPDTTKDELLHTEQEEAAAAAAAQAELSAAQAELSAAQRARIERNRLKARALRDARLVQRPPTTLAAPDSGGGFLPDADEPEPPRALPPPAPIADPAEQPRCLDCDRLFPQSYLFDTFGYNVCDECRDDEGEHALITRTEAKTAYLLKDCDLDLRPPALRCVRRRNPHARRGDMRLYVRAQVAARAREAWGSEAGLEAERARRAEAKARATQTATARRLRALRMDVRSSLFAGARAAHEHEFGAEQYDADADLYSRACACGHVETYEKM